The window ATGTCAAATTGTTTAGCAGAGGTGATCCTCCGAGGTTTATCTTCCGTCTGCATCCCGGCAACCTCGCTTTCAGTTTCAGCATCTGCTTAGCATTGTTCGTCCTGGTTGTTCATCATAAGATGATGCGCAGATGTCTACTCCATCAGCTGGGCTATCAGATCGGTGTTCCTGCGCTGGCGGAGGCGCGGAGCTGCGAGTTAGTAGTACGAAACGTTCGCGAGGTCGCAGTCACCAAGTCAGCAAGCAATGTGCCCAAACACTTGAACGGGCTGGTTCAATCCGCAGCGGAGCGCCAGAAAGaaaccgtcgtcgtcgtcgtcgtcgggtcCAGCGGAACGGAACGGGCCTGTTCAAGCCAAGGCAGccgggcctcggcgtgcggATGGTTCCTCCGGCTAGCCGGGGTAGGGCCAGTTCGGGCGGTCCAGGTCCTAGTCTACAGGCCACTTGACATGTTCAAGTCCCGGAGAATCAACGCGAAGCTACAGGACAAGGGCAGGAGTAGGACGGCgtcctcggcgacggcggcggcggcggcgcggttggTGGCGCAAGGCACGTGCGACAGCGACGGGCTGCTGGAGGCCTGGAGTTGCTGGGCCTGCCTAGTGCCTGCTTGCTTTCATGCTTTGGGCTTGGAAATAGGGCTTGACCTGCGTGCGTGTTTATCGTGGGCCGGCTCGGGCCGCCCACAAGCACGTTCTAAGCTTTCATAAATACAAGCCGAGCAGGCTTGGGCCCGTGTACGCGCTGAAATACGACGAAGCAAACTGAGCGAGCGAGAGGAGTCGTCGTGTGTCTGTCTCTGTGTGCCCGCCTGCCAGTTCTCAGCCCGCACGCGAATAGTGGCCGCGTGCACACGAAATGTGTGCGCGGCAGGCAGGGCCGGCAGCCCCCTTCTTGCATTTGCCGGGACGCAAGAAACCGTCACCAAACCGTGGAAACTAAGCACCTATGTCTTCATTGCTGCTTTGCTGAGGAGGTTTGGGCTCTGGTGCACCATTGGACTCATAGGCTAATCAGTACACCCACGGCAGGGATGGAGGTTGAAGATTGGTGGAACACGTCTTTACAAACCTCAAGTGCTGAGAACAGAGCTCGGGTGGCAGCTCTACTAATTTATACTGTTTGGAACATATGGAATGAGAGGAACATGCGCATTTTTCAGGGCATTTCGCAGCCGGCGATTCGGATTTTAGGCCTCATCAAGGAAGAAATGGAGGTTCGGCAACAGGCGTGCGAGGGCCGATCGGCCAGTTAATCTTTTATGTATCCCTTTCttaaaagtttgagtttttcaATTATTTATGTAATCACAACTATTGTAAGAActcgttttcttcttcttatatgatCTAGCAGCACTCCTAGCCTTAacattagaaaagaaaaaaaaatcgtggAAGCGGCGGCACATGAACAAAACACAGCCATCTCAGCAACGACTATGTGGCCGGTGTGGTCGGAACAAAAGCCAACTTCTGGTTAGACCTGATCATCCGTCAGGTCGGGTTAGATTCGGATCGGGTCATTTAGCGTTTCAGGTTGAAAAACGTTGACCCACAACTAGCCCATGACATGGTTGGATCGGATTGGGTTAGCCCGCATTTTTATGTGTATTTTTGAGGTTGGatcggatttttttttaaatttcgaATCAAATATTACAGTTCGTACCCGACCCGTCAATTGATCGGGTTGGATCGGACTTTTTCAAACGGGTTGCATCGGTTTTATCGGATCGGGTGGCCCGTGATGAGGTCCGCTCCTAGCACCTCTTGCTGTACCTCGGCAATGCTTCTCCCTGTCCCGGAGCGCGCGGAGTGGCTGATCTTCTCCTCCACGTCCAACACTGACCAagaggcggcagcagcagcacgcagcGGCACCCAAATTTTAGGCCAAATCATAGTTTTCCCTAGGCTGCATGCCTTACACGGAAAGATTTTTTCCTCTCTGAGATATACTCGTAGAAAAATACTCCTCCGAGTAATGAGAGGATATCCCATTCGGAAAAAAATAACCAGAGGATATCACGAATGCTGTTACTGCGGCGCCCAAGCCCGTCCTATAAATGCGGCGCGCGCCCTGAGCCCCTGACAAATCGGGTGCACGTgcacagacacacacacctCCGAGGAGAACGCGGCGTCAGGAGACGGGGACGGGAGGAACCAGCGGTCAGCGCGCGAGGCGACTCAGGCGAGGCCGAGCCGGAGCGGACGCATGGCTGCTCGACGACAGCCGCCGCCGGGagcggccgcgccgctcctgctcctcctcctggcGGTGACCTTCGGTGCGTgctacgcggcggcggccggcggcgccgccccggccccggcgcccggcggcaTGACGGAGCTGCAGAAGCACGTGGCGTTCTTCGACCGCGACCACGATGGCATCGTCACCTTCGACGAGACGTACCAAGGTGAGGTTCTAGCTAGTCTCTCACCACGTTCCGTTCGCTCGTTTCGTGCTGTCTGCCACACGCCGTTCGTCgcggcgcgacgcggcggcCTCCTAATTCCGGCGAGCCAGGCCGCGTGCTTGGCGTGTGCTGACGCGCGTCGTCTCTGTATGGATGTGGATGGTGGCGCGTATGCAGGTCTGCAGGACGTCGGGCTCGGAGCCGTCACGGCCAAGGCCAGCGCCGCGCTGATCAACGCCGCCATTGGCCCCAAGACCAGACCTGTACGTTCTAATAACTGCATCTGCTTCATCACTGCAGCACGCCAACATTACAGACGCTGCGTTGGTATTCTTCAGGATTTTGAGTCTGTTTCGAACGCGTGCAGGAAAACGCAAATTCGTCGTCGTCGCGCATGGACATCTACATCCAGAACATCCAGAAAGGGAAACACGGGAGCGACACGGGCGCCTACGACGCTCAAGGAAGGTCTGCAATCCGAACGGTTTATCTTTGATTGCTGGTCATTGCAATCTGCAACGTGTGATGTACTACTAGATGTTCTTGTTCTAACACTTCTAAAATGGCCCTGATTGCAGGTTCGTTCCTGCCAAGTTGGACGAGATGTtcgccgagcacgccaagaCCACGCCCAACGCCATGACGAAGGACGAGCTGGACGCGATGGTCAAGGCCAACCGAGAGAGCAATGACATCAACGGATGGTAAGTTTCTAACCTAAATCttgcttttttttagaaaaagggtATGCACAGGCCGGCAGGTTCCGCTTCGTGTTCCCCGTCCTCACTGGCGCTGTTCTTGTCCTGTCGTGGCACCAATTTCGCGACGGCGCAGGGTTGCCGCCAAGGCGGAGTGGGGGATGCTGTACGAGCTCGCCAAGGACAAGGACGGGCTCCTGCAGAAGGACACCGTGAGGGCCGTCTACGACGGGTCCCTCTTCTACCAGCTGGCGGGGAAGAAGGGCTGATTCAGTTTCCATTTCGTTTCGTTTCAGCGAGAGTTAAGCATGGTTAATTTGGTTCCTGTGTAAGAAAAACCAGTCAGTAAGAAGTAACATTTCTCCAACACCAGGCATCGCAAcagttttttatttctttttctatcAGTCCGACAGTCGGTTCAACGTAGTGGCGCGGCATGTATTTTTTCTGTTTAATCTCGAGTCGGTTCCTGGCTTGTGGGCCGCAATCAGCCTGCCCAGCCAGCTACGCCCCGTTGAATCGGCCTGCCTAAAAAAACGACGCCGCGGGCTGCCTCCGTTGAATAGGGTCCTCCCCGTCCAAAACAAGACAGCGTATCAGTTGGAAAAAATTCGGAAACTCACACAATGCTCGTCCGATGGTTAGGGATTGGAGTGGAAATTTGGACCAGGCAAGCTGTGGTCTTGATTGGGAGTTTCCAAGTTTCCATAACTCTAGTTTCCACGGGTCCACTTCAATCCCTAACCATCGGATGAGCATCCTGTGATTTTGATTGGGAGTTTCCAAATTTCCACAGCCAAACCATATATGCCTggcatttaaaaatttgtatacAAAAGGCTCTGAAAAAAAACTCGAGTTGGATCGAAATTTCTGGGTTCATCTACATCCTGACGCAGGCAGGACGGATCGATGTCTACTTTCGCCATCCActgtgccgtcgccgccgttggCAGCCACATCTAGCATTCTAGGCGCTTGCATGGCCGTCCTATCGCGGGAGAAATTTCCCCAAAATTTTAACCCACTTCCTCTGATTAAACAAAAGCGTCGCGGCGTCGCCCATCTGGTAATCAGACGAATCAGACGCGTAGTGCCTCGACCGAACTCACGCCGCACACGCACGCTCCGAGCTGGACGAGGTGGCCGAGGCGCTAGCTAAGAGCAGGGCCGGATTTACAAGGGGGGCAACCAAAAACTCCATTAAAATCAAATAAGAAGGATAAAAAGAAAAGTGGAATAGAAGAAATGTGTAGGGATGAAGAGAAGGAGGAACCAAGCCCCTTAGGTTTTAATTATGGATCCGCCACCGGCAGAGATGGCGAGACTACCAGAGAGATGCGGCATGTAAGGTTTGGAGCCAGTCAACCAAATCAGAGTTGCAGATGCTGCTGTAGCTGTGCAAGGGTTTACATGATTTGGTTGCCGTAAGGAAAAAATAATCAATAATAAGCATAtaatccttttttttatttttttctgagTCGACGAGCAAGCGGTCATGCTTGTCTGCCACTTAACTGTAGTATGGCTAGTCAATAATGAGCATAACAGTTTTTATGTATATAAAGTTCCCCTTTTTTTGAATTGAGACTTGAAGAGTTGATCGCACGGATACTACCAGTGTACCCACCATATTCTCTATCATGTTTTTGTCTCGTCAGAATCGAAGTAAGACACGAACGAGATCAAATTACTATTATTACTCCCCTACATTTGCTCCAGGCAATTATTTTCTGCTCCCATTTGGTAAGTATTCCACGCGCAGGGTAAATATCTTCCTTTTTCCCAACCACTCACCGTATGCTCCAGTCCATTCGCCGAAGAAATTCCTACGAATTAGAATCGATGCTCCCCTGTCCAAAAAACGCCTAAAAAACAGACTTGTTGGACAGAGTGGCGTCGATCGATCGAAGTCATCGAACTGGTTCGCTGCCGGAGGGCGCgaggccgccgcacgccgcacgccgcacGCTTCTGTTGTCCAGGAGTGCGGGTCTGGTCTTCAGTTACCCGCGGCTCCGGCCTGGCCTCCTGTATTTAAGCGGCGTGGGAGGCGCCACCGCACCAGTACAGTACCAGCTGCGCCGCGAAAGCCGAGCGGAACAAACTGCCAAAAGGGAAAGCGAACGGGAGAGCTGTCACAGCCCGCGGGGGGCAGCGTCGAGAGGGAATCGCCGGGGATGGGCGGCGCTCCGCGAcgaccggcggcgacggcgtacGTGCCTTCCGCGCTGCTCCTGCTCGCCGTGCTCTTTGGTGAGTCACTCTGCCTCCGGGCTCCGGCGCAGCGGTCGGATTTCGCCTTGCCCgttctgttttcttttttttacctgCAACTTGTTCGCTGAACTTGTGGCGCGTTCCTgcctcggcgacggcgaagttggccgggcggcggcgctcggcgacTGCCCGACGGCGCTGCACAGGCACGCGGCGTTCTTCgaccgcgacggcgacggcgtcgtcACCCTATCGGAGACGTACGGCGGTATGCTCGTTGACCCTTGCCTGAATACGGATCCAGTCGAGCTGCTGTTCCCGTGATTCTCGCACTAAAGTCTGGTCGTTGCATTGGCAGCGTTCCGGGCTCTCGGATTTGGATTCGGCGTGTCCACCTTCAGCGCGGCCTTTATCAATGGCGCCCTCGGCAGCAAGTGCAGACCTGTAAGACACTCCCTGCTCCCCTCCCATTCTTTCTCCTGTATTCTGTGTGTGTGCTCAGCTACGAAAAATATAAAAGATAGTATTACGTTTTGTCCTTATAGTATTTCGCCGGGGTTTAAGGTCCCCAGGTTTAGCTGTTGACGTGCATAAAAGTCTTACTTTACTGAGAATGAAACGTAGATCATGCCCTTTTTATGCTAGCCTAGCAACTCCATCAAAGTTCAGTCGACACGAGAGCAGTATCACTGCAAATTAATCATGGAGTCTGACAAAGACGCCGGTTAAAACACCAAATGCCTCGAGATTCTTGTGTAAATTCCAGTTGCAGATTATGGCAGCAGACACAGCACACGCCTGTTGTTTGCTGGCTTAATGGAAATGATTAGCTAGCTGGCCTCCTACAACACTGCCTTTTATGTACTACTTTTGTTTCGTATACTATTATCAGTACTGTACTTCGCAATCAAAATATGAAAATGGCGTTAAAACGCGGAGCACAAATGCAGGAAAATGCAACGTCATCAAATTTGGACATCTACATAGAGAACATTCAGAAAGGAAAACATGGAAGTGATACTGGCTCGTATGACACTGAAGGAAGGTAAGCCACGGATTCGCTGACAGCCATTTCTGGTTCTGTTTATGAGCAATTGGTCGAACGATGATCCATCAGTAAGTAGGCTTGCTTACACTGCAATTCTGCAGGTTCGTTCCAGAGAAGTTCGAAGAGATATTCGCCAAgcacgccaagaccgtccctgACGCCCTGACATCGGACGAggtcgaccagctgctccaagcGAACAGACAGCCCGGGGACTACAAAGGATGGTAATTTCCCAGCACAAAATCAACAACAACTTTTGCCATTGCTCGTGCAGTCTCAGTCCTCCCCTCTATTTTATCGTTCTCCTGCTCTGTCCTTGCACAACAGGGCTGGCGCAGAAGCGGAGTGGAGGATCCTGTACAGCCTCGGCAAGGACAAGGACGGCCTGCTCCACAAGGACGTCGTGAGGAGCGTCTACGACGGGAGCCTCTTCCACAGGCTCGCGCCCAACTGGAGTTCTCCGGACAAGGAGAAGCAGCTGGAATGCTGAGCCGGGAGGAGAGGAGCATGCCGTCTGCGTTCTCTCGCGTTACCTGTCGGTACAAGCAAGAGTCCGGTTAAGATAAGGGCTGGGGACTCTGAATACGCTGTCAAGCAACATGTAGTAGCGGTGTGAACGGGTGTGAACACTCTGTTGCAGATTGAAAGGAAGTGTGGACAGAATCTGCTGATAGGACGACGGATGGTTACGTGTGGTCTGTCTGTATCTTGTGACGAGTACGATGGTTGTGTTTCTGTACATGCAAGTTGGCTGACAGTGGATTTGCATACAGTAGTACTTGGCGTTTCTTGCCCGTGAGGCCTTGACCCTTGTCGCTGTCTTTGTTGCGATCAGAGTATCGAACCCGTCTAGTTCGCTGGAACTGGAAGCCAGATAGGTTTGTATTCTGCAGCATTATCTTGCCTGTCTGTCTGCTGAGGGATCTTCCCATCTGCTGTAGATCGTCGGTACTGTTCGTAATCGTCTGTGATCCTGTGCTGTTAACTGATGGCGTTTGTTGGTATTAGCTGGCTAATCGCATGTATCAAGACAATGTTAGGTACTAATGATGGCACCAAGCTGGGCTTCTACACAGGGTAGTTGTTTAATCTGCGTGGCTGGCGGGTTCTCTTCTATCGATGCCGCTGATCACTACTGACaacaaaaagggaaaaaagtTTCTGGCAGTTCAATTTTCAAAATTGATTGGTGAAATGGTTTTTTGAGAGGAACCTGTTTTGCTGAAAGTACCAGTTGTCCAGTTCATCATTTGAGCAGACGGAACTGAACAAGGAGAAACGAAATCACAGGTACGGGGGCCTGTCAGGCTGTCACGCACCATACACCAACACCAAACACAGGTACTGCAAACTTGGGCCATAATAAGTGTGTGTAACTTCTTGGCCTAGCCCACGCAGGCCTTTTCCTTCCGTCAGCCCCATTGAGCAGCCCACTAAGCCCAACCCACGACTCTTCCTCCATTCCACGAACGTGCACTCGGCACGCTTCTTTCTAAAACCCGCAGAGTTCATCCGAATCCTGAACGAGAGCGCAAGCCAAGCAGGCCAACAAAGCAAAGCATGGCCACGCGCGTCGCGGCAGCAACGCTCCTCCCCGTCCTctcgctgctgctcctgctgcgcACGGGTTCCTGCTCCGACGACTACTCGGCGTTCGTGTACGCCGGGTGCTCGCAGGGGCGCTACGCCGCCGATTCCCAGTACGCATCGGCGGTGGACTCCGTGCTCACCTCGGTCGCCAACAGCGCGCCCTACGCCCCCTACGCCAACTTCACCGCGCCGTCCGACTCCTCCCTGGTCGGCCTCTACCAGTGCCGCTCCGACCTCCCGGCCTCCGTCTGCACCGGCTGCGTCCGCTCCGCCATCTCCAGGCTCTCCTCGCTCTGCGCCTggtccgccggcggcgcggtacAGCTGCGCGCCTGCTTCGTGCGCTACGGCAACGACTCGTTCCTGGGGAAGCAGGACACGACCGTGCTCTTCAAGAAGTGCGGCGGCACGCCCGGGGACTCCGGCGGGGTGGCCATGCGGGACTCGGCGCTCGGCGCgctcgtggccgcggcggcgccggagggtgGAGGGTACCGCGCCGGGGGCTCGGGCGCCGTGCAGGCCATGTCGCAGTGCGTGGGGGACCTCGCAGCCAAGGCGTGCTCCGACTGCGTCTCGGCCGCGACCGCACAGCTCAAGGCCGGGTGCGGCTACGCCACGGCGGGCGAGGTGTACCTCGGCAAGTGCTACGCGCGCTTCTGGGCCAACGGCGGCGGAGGATTCAGCAGCCCCGCCGGGCGGCATGGATTCCAAGCGGTCGCCACCGGTTTCTTCGTTTCTTTGGCCTATGTCGTCTCACTTGCCACATACTAGGTTTAGTTCACTAGTTGCATCATGATGTTGAAGACTTGAGTAGTCGCCATGCTGTGTGTTCATCATCTTGTATGATTATTGTGCAGGACGTACGGTTTTTGTTCTTGTGCTTAAGGTAAGGTGAGGTTCATGTAGCTTAACTGGGTTTGTCAAGTCTGTAACTGTAAAGTTCTTACGTTGTAAGCATGTACTAGTAACAATATGTGCTGAATCCCAAATACATAGGTTTTCGTTACAATTTGCCATCTTCAGTGTGAACATTAATTATCAGTTGTGTTCTATGTCCATGCCATTCTGTCAATAAGTGGCTAGCCTCTTAGCTAGGCAGCTCCTGCAAATAAACATCGTCCGTGCAGATTACATTAGAATTTGCAGCGACTTTGGCTATCCATGGGCCATGGCTCCATGCTTACCAACGCAAGAAGTTTGGCAAGAGCATGCATGCTCCCAGTACTTAGATAGGATCCTTCATAGTAGATTGTCAATGATGTGGTTGGGCGACACCATGAGGCGCCAAAAATCATCTTTGCAGTCATGAACCATTGAACCCTACCAAATGCAGAGTCTGAAAACATTCAGATACAATTAGTAACATGAGTAAACTTTGCATTGTGACTGCCCCCACAAAACCATAATATTTCTGTACAAAATTTCTGTAGTTAGTGAAAAGCTTAGGCGCAGCAGTTTATAATATAATGACCTGTATGCCAATAATTTGAGTGGCTGCAAGGCCATACTGATCCTGGTCTAAACGACTCATCATGCATGCTGTGTTCAAAGGCACTATGTGACAGCCGGAGGCGCGAGTGATGAAAAGAGCTTTAGTTTTGCCTGCCTTTATCTTTGCTCCGAGCTTTTGATGTGGACTCGCTTTACTTGTTGGTGTCACTAGGTCCAGCTGAGCTTTTAGTATATCTGAGAGTGGATTCAAATGATTCTGCTTCTGCGTGATTAGGATTTGAAATGAAGGGATATCTCTCTGGTCCGTCGTACGACATCAGCGTGTTGTGCTTTCTTTTTGTAAGCTTTAGGGGGTAGCATCGAACCCTCTTTCGCTAGTTGCTAAGCTTGATGCTACTTTGGAAAAAGTTAGCGCTAATGGTACCATATGTAATCAGTTTAAGCCCCATATTGCTCTCTCATATATAGTCTCATTCCCTGTTTGAATTTGGAAATTTGAAGTGAGCACTATGGAAGAGGTACTCTCTAAAATGGGGGATGACATAACTACTGGAAAAAcgcacattcgtccgcggccgttagtaccggtcacgactttggccggtactaacgtgcaaatttagtaccgggccaaagaaACAGTGGTCCTGGGAGCCTATTattaccggctggtggctccagtcgGTACTAAAGTCCGCCACCGACAGGCTCTGACATCCACCACCGACAGGCTAgtgacagtttagtaccggctggagccaccagccggtactaaatgtggcgcGTTAGTACCAGCTGGAGCTACCAGCCGGAACTAATGCGCCCACTATAAATTGGCACCTTTCTTCCTCTCCGAGCCCGAGCCAGTGCTATTTCACCagagaagctcgagctcggggtTGTTCTTCCCCTTAGAGTTGCCGCCATTTGTTCTAGTTTTAGTGAGTGTTCTAGTCATCCAAGtgcgccaaaggtttgcaatttcatcctctcttcattgatagtctttattcttcgttttatACTCCATAGTTAGAGGATGAGCATGATTTCTTTTATTTATacaatgatttgagatatatagaaccgatgacttgaatgtgggagtaggtttattggctaggttgaatatgaaaattttatagacatatttttcaatcattttctatatattagaaaTGACTGTAGCCCATTTTTTACttttagattcagatgagcatgtggatagtagaaatttttagaatgagtgtagacaaaacatgtgattgtagtagatatgaccataatgtggatagttaatttttttataatgaactaatgaaagaattataatatatattttttttattatgaattgattattttgacactctagtgatgtatttattcaggctcacattgaaactatctagaagctaaaaaaatctttatttcgaaacaagtatacgtcgttaatctccatccaatagtgatgacactaccttttggggaaacactatgcgctatatggacgtcgcgaatcggttggtcgcatcaccagcacttccgattgatacgaagacagcatttgacgcagtcagcgtggccgttgttgcactgagagcatatcaacgagcacgctgcctgtgcctagtgatgtgttcctattaaccggaaatgttggtgctacgattggccgattggtgacatccttgtaccgcaccgtgtccccccgaaagtcATTGTCATCACCGtagggtcgaggttaccgacatatatattttctgaaataaagtttttttccttctagatggtttctggatattgaaaagagtgttctcctggaactgaagggtgtcaaaataattaggagtcatcatcctctcttgtttgatgatatttattatttgtttcatgctctgtagtttgaaatatttgtgatttttagaaatatatagaatgagcacgatttctttgatttatgcatggatttgagatgtatagaatccattacttgaatttggagaaggtgtattggatagtttcaatgtggataatttatagggatttttttaattttttttcaagtggcatggttaattagtttggtatttgttatgtatttagttgcattattttggcactctaatgatgtatttattcgggctcatatggaaaccatcgaaaagtttaaaaaatatatgtttcggatcatgaatatgtcgttaaccttgatccttgATCCTGTAGTGAAAACACTGCTATtcggggctagcatcgatatccacgatacggtgcggtatatatgaggacgcgatgaaggagtacggtcttggtctcaattatgaaatccacaccttttgagccagttaagaatgaaattatccggaccaaggccgtactccttcatctggtcctattgtaccgcactgtgtcgtggatgtcaataGTAGCCCCGAATGTCAGTGTTATCACTGCAGGGTCAACATTgacgacatagacatgtttcgaaacaaatattttttcttctcgatagttttagagaaagtgagcctgaaataaagccgcgaacattgattgcgcatcccttatggcgtgtaacgacgtgttcgcgttgaactgaagagtgtcaaaataattatagtttagaatttatgttttcattttaattctaataatttgttcatatttttttcaatttttttcaagtggcatggttaattagtttggtatttgctatgcatttagttgcattattttgtcactctaatgatgtatttattggggTTCATattgaaaccatcgagaagtttaaaaaatgtatgtttcggatcatgaatatgttgttaaccttgatccttcgGTGAAAACTCTGCTATTTGGGGCTAGCATCTATATCCAcgatgcggtgcggtatatatgaggatgcgatgaaggagtacggtcttggtcccaataatgaaatcctTCATCGGGTCCTATTGTACTgcactgtgtcgtggatgtcaatactagccccgaatgtcagtgtcatcaccgcagggtcatggttaacgacatagacatatttcgaaacaaatattttttcttctcgatggttttagagaaagtgagcctgaaacaaagccgcgaacattgattgcgcatcccttatggcgtagaacgacgtgttcgcattgatctgaagagtgtcaaaataagtatggtttataatttatgtttttattttaattctaataatttgttcagatttttatatttatttgattagtttactgaaattagttttgtttcttaatgagacatataattgacatgttattaatattacttattagaaatgcctttgcaacatgatgcctttgagcgccgagctgcggctcaggcggcggtacgcaatcaattggagcgcaccggtcattcgcttgagttccaccctgtagagcgtgttggtcttgttagcggtcgtattcgtcgtttgattaagaaagctttttatatattctcccttggcaaagaaagccgtaaattttgtcgtgaatttaatgtcgagttgcatggtactgatgatgatcgtgagttgatggctctatataatgcaagacatgaagagtcggggctgg is drawn from Panicum virgatum strain AP13 chromosome 1N, P.virgatum_v5, whole genome shotgun sequence and contains these coding sequences:
- the LOC120657156 gene encoding probable peroxygenase 5, with translation MAARRQPPPGAAAPLLLLLLAVTFGACYAAAAGGAAPAPAPGGMTELQKHVAFFDRDHDGIVTFDETYQGLQDVGLGAVTAKASAALINAAIGPKTRPENANSSSSRMDIYIQNIQKGKHGSDTGAYDAQGRFVPAKLDEMFAEHAKTTPNAMTKDELDAMVKANRESNDINGWVAAKAEWGMLYELAKDKDGLLQKDTVRAVYDGSLFYQLAGKKG
- the LOC120657155 gene encoding probable peroxygenase 5, encoding MGGAPRRPAATAYVPSALLLLAVLFVGRAAALGDCPTALHRHAAFFDRDGDGVVTLSETYGAFRALGFGFGVSTFSAAFINGALGSKCRPENATSSNLDIYIENIQKGKHGSDTGSYDTEGRFVPEKFEEIFAKHAKTVPDALTSDEVDQLLQANRQPGDYKGWAGAEAEWRILYSLGKDKDGLLHKDVVRSVYDGSLFHRLAPNWSSPDKEKQLEC
- the LOC120657154 gene encoding plasmodesmata-located protein 6-like; its protein translation is MATRVAAATLLPVLSLLLLLRTGSCSDDYSAFVYAGCSQGRYAADSQYASAVDSVLTSVANSAPYAPYANFTAPSDSSLVGLYQCRSDLPASVCTGCVRSAISRLSSLCAWSAGGAVQLRACFVRYGNDSFLGKQDTTVLFKKCGGTPGDSGGVAMRDSALGALVAAAAPEGGGYRAGGSGAVQAMSQCVGDLAAKACSDCVSAATAQLKAGCGYATAGEVYLGKCYARFWANGGGGFSSPAGRHGFQAVATGFFVSLAYVVSLATY